The Bombus terrestris chromosome 9, iyBomTerr1.2, whole genome shotgun sequence genome contains a region encoding:
- the LOC100652181 gene encoding egalitarian protein homolog, producing MDSSEYETVRNMTLLFFLELLVDKGGPRTLHDLSCQFGAKGFTKEMRQIAGGSQSGLKKFLAQYPMLFLINGDYVSVNTFQQVVEEENGCKLGGKRDYAREAVEYFTNKLMQYGVGTEVPIKSLLGHRSQASPEVRHISGQHYKEFRDFLIKYPDAFVVTEDNVMLKQYEGMKAEPFVELEPDIPIDPEITAKLLDFLCECIEQKGPILVDQMFNIVNDKFSYENWTSIFKTPQDLCTFVKMFPDAFHVQSNLVTLIGRPKSSPIEGKAKTRFPNSTRNQNNTSDKANVNQVIQPNNTQAPLQTVNSESISTNVTNQINSVQNSHSSSIEGNSSSPPVSLQQQTLKQRINMLVMKTLADNTEKDRNLQTMQMGDAWKLKILQQTKIIVNPRESLQIIEDIINPRKPPPNGKIVVSFDCEGINLGVKGQLTLVQIGTMSGQAYVFDLFACPNLVQAGGLQKLLEHKDVIKVIHDCRNDSVNLYRQFKIMLNNVFDTQAAHAVLQFQETGKPVYKVKNVNLNTLCDHYGAPINPLKEQLKNIYRNNQRYWCRRPLTRDMLIYASSDVLSLVPQIYVSMSRLIKPEVQGLFNELCEEQIQLHIKPAEVKTRKKQRKVETEVADLKKRMEEATTKNIVLSNREIRLLRYLDLTEDEKEKLKGSYKVARKLEKLENMGQDKGESSDDDDDDKIEDLQYHSIESYTSENSHSGGLVSSQNSDTLSLTESMQMVDEILSDGRMDRFEKIEKLEAILSAVTVSATDQFSSSSADVSPTKCVCSCQDKNKSPRPDYNTVTSVACQTYSTGDIVITKIFLTEEEKERIDLLNSPKK from the exons atggaTAGCTCAGAGTATGAGACTGTACGAAATATgacacttttattttttttggaGCTTCTTGTGGATAAAGGTGGTCCACGAACATTACATGATTTAAGCTGTCAGTTTGGAGCTAAGGGATTTACAAAAGAAATGCGTCAAATAGCTGGTGGATCACAGAGTGGCCTTAAAAAGTTTTTAGCTCAATATCCAATGCTTTTTCTTATTAATGGTGATTACGTATCAGTGAATACATTTCAACAAGTTGTAGAAGAAGAAAATGGGTGTAAATTAGGAGGGAAACGTGATTATGCTCGAGAGGCtgtagaatattttacaaataaattaatgcaATATGGCGTTGGTACAGAAGTACCAATAAAAAGTCTTTTGGGACATCGGTCTCAGGCTTCTCCAGAAGTTAGACATATTTCTGGTCAACATTATAAGGAGTTTAGAGACTTTCTTATAAAATATCCTGATGCTTTTGTAGTTACGGAAGATAATGTAATGTTAAAGCAATACGAAGGCATGAAGGCAGAACCTTTCGTGGAATTAGAACCTGATATACCTATAGACCCAGAGATTACTGCAAAATTATTAGATTTTCTGTGTGAGTGTATTGAACAAAAGGGTCCAATCCTTGTAGATCAAATGTTCAACATAGTTAATGATAAATTTTCTTATGAAAATTGGACCTCAATATTTAAGACACCGCAGGATTTGTGTACATTTGTTAAGATGTTCCCAGATGCATTTCACGTTCAAAGTAATTTAGTAACATTAATTGGAAGACCAAAATCTTCCCCTATAGAAGGAAAAGCAAAAACAAGATTTCCAAATTCTACAAGAAATCAAAATAATACTTCTGACAAAGCAAATGTAAATCAAGTTATTCAACCAAACAATACTCAAGCACCCTTGCAAACAGTTAATTCAGAATCTATTAGTACCAATGTTACAAATCAGATTAATTCTGTACAAAATTCTCATTCTTCATCTATTGAAGGTAATAGTAGCTCTCCTCCAGTAAGCTTGCAACAACAAACGTTGAAACAAAGAATAAATATGCTTGTAATGAAGACTTTAGCGGATAATACAGAAAAGGATAGAAATTTACAAACCATGCAAATGGGAGATGCTTGGAAATTAAAGATATTGCAACAAactaaaataatagtaaatccCAGGGAGAGTCTTCAAATTATAGAAGATATAATAAATCCTCGTAAGCCTCCTCCTAATGGTAAAATAGTTGTTTCATTTGACTGTGAAGGAATAAATTTAGGAGTTAAAGGACAATTGACACTTGTACAAATTGGAACTATGTCTGGACAAGCATATGTGTTCGATTTATTTGCTTGTCCTAATCTTGTACAAGCTGGGGGCCTTCAAAAACTTCTAGAACATAAAGATGTTATTAAA GTGATTCATGATTGTAGAAATGACAGTGTCAATTTGTACAGacaatttaaaattatgttgAATAATGTTTTTGATACACAG GCAGCTCATGCTGTATTGCAATTTCAAGAAACTGGTAAACCTGTATATAAAGTTAAGAATGTTAATTTGAATACACTATGTGATCATTATGGTGCTCCAATTAATCCATTAAAAGAACAATTGAAAAATATCTATCGTAATAATCAAAGATACTGGTGTAGGCGTCCATTAACACGAGATATGCTCATTTATGCTAGCAGTGATGTTCTGAGTTTGGTTCCACAAATATATGTCTCCATGTCTAG ACTTATAAAACCAGAAGTACAAGGTCTTTTTAATGAGCTGTGTGAGGAGCAAATTCAATTACACATTAAACCTGCAGAAGTAAAAACGCGAAAGAAACAACGGAAAGTGGAAACAGAAGTTGCAGatttgaaaaaaagaatggaagaagCAACTaccaaaaatattgttttaagcAATCGTGAAATACGTCTTTTGCGTTATCTTGATCTTACTGAAGATGAGAAGGAGAAACTGAAAGGTAGTTATAAAGTTgcaagaaaattagaaaaacttGAAAACATGGGTCAAGATAAAGGAGAAAGtagtgatgatgatgatgatgataagatTGAAGATTTGCAATATCATAGTATAGAAAGTTATACTTCTGAAAATTCACATTCTG gtGGTCTAGTATCATCACAGAATTCTGATACTCTAAGCCTCACAGAATCAATGCAAATGGTGGATGAAATTCTTTCTGATGGACGAATGGATAGAtttgaaaagattgaaaaattagAAGCTATTCTTTCAGCTGTTACTGTTTCTGCAACTGATCAGTTTTCCTCAAGCAGTGCAGATGTGTCTCCGACAAAGTGTGTATGCTCGTgtcaagataaaaataaaagtccACGACCAGATTATAATACCGTAACTAGTGTGGCTTGCCAAACGTATAGTACAGGTGATATAGTAATTACCAAAATATTTCTCacggaagaagaaaaggaacgtATAGATTTATTGAATTCGCCAAAAAAGTAG
- the LOC100642214 gene encoding uncharacterized protein LOC100642214: protein MFCGNEDEFEPRITPRPASKLDCFAVPCVPEVSLIFDKPVSCKSTERAHFCSPSEESKDLRSKSSHSSPLNVNGSYAAWKEQNYLRKPLSSKVNDCIAPLKEQSNQNYILHSYLTEGNITNTLNESKRKNYALREDIYNSSHCKQKSSRENNDSPRKYNYERSESNTLHTDKEQNTKIQCNDKIRHIDSLSAISQAIKPCINADNHKVKEDEYSPLLYERQLAAHNSNQQKVYNDSVPESNVQNVPTNPGTLQRNELQLPHYLGQQYPYFNMNAYPFPQLHPYPTNNTDNQETVKNLLQIINSQNEQIKSLQIQVDRLLKIQEENLKERKKCSCSFQLQTQSDQFHTNSNNVLGTSNYVTVPENTKRSVYRRDSPQDRKKENCNKNENISQNELILTDAQSKKAFMQQKVSIGVMTSFEFTVQNNPFTMDIENYEKKDGQQKQENLKMCNSVGSHDTNESLRRYKNSFTRMPSAQLENIVEDSESYMSSSQQQSSNLNATTSTKDLEKQAYVDIRRETDTHRSESPKLCKDETAKSDETENRIKKHLENCTVRTRNYENIKTPMIQRNHVCAGTVGTVGTEYTAQKNKKFIANTFTNVDQDKEANIQRDNSSVKTNNFVNNSHYHNDYQQEGQPFGLKQNSNCIEDSLILNSDDLKINERPLSPEPSIHVEMQEYSSDDDSENIKRSSKVGWTFYNDVLGQVNQLLQNSCIIDDQQQKQTKVNQNERDETDNRAVLDTVKVATLQQLKKFGISLSENSEAKELNNSNKMAFDLPFYPRLDYQTNMTQATSAVNETNTSMHMKALALKYLTDEQLAELAVQRQGASVNHLMVSNLQGTNMSFATMHYLQRYQLVPGKNNVQTEDINALQNEMPPKADLKVTNPRNSPKQRLPFSQTPRTTCPSKILDISALKQQPKLL, encoded by the exons ATGTTTTGCGGTAATGAGGATGAATTTGAACCGAGAATAACACCAAGACCTGCATCTAAACTTGAT TGTTTTGCAGTACCATGTGTGCCTGAAGTTTCTTTAATATTTGACAAACCTGTAAGTTGTAAGAGTACAGAACGTGCACATTTTTGTTCACCATCTGAGGAATCTAAAGATTTAAGAAGTAAAAGTAGTCATTCCTCTCCATTAAATGTTAATGGATCATATGCAGCATGGAAAGAACAGAACTATTTAAGGAAACCACTATCTTCTAAAGTTAATGATTGTATAGCTCCTTTAAAAGAACAGTctaatcaaaattatattttacactcATATTTAACAGAAGGTAATATTACAAATACTTTAAATGAATCTAAACGAAAGAACTATGCTTTAAGGGaagatatttataattcttcACACTGCAAGCAAAAATCAAGTAGAGAAAACAATGATTCTCCtcgtaaatataattatgaaagGTCTGAAAGTAATACATTGCATACTGATAAAGAACAAAATACaaagatacaatgtaacgataaaATAAGACATATAGATTCTCTGTCTGCTATATCACAAGCTATTAAACCTTGTATAAATGCTGATAATCACAAAGTTAAAGAAGATGAATATTCTCCATTATTATATGAGAGACAATTAGCAGCTCATAATTCTAACCAACAGAAAGTATATAATGATTCAGTTCCTGAATcaaatgtacaaaatgtacCTACTAATCCAGGTACATTGCAACGAAATGAACTCCAATTACCACATTATTTAGGACAACAATATCCTTATTTTAACATGAATGCATATCCATTTCCTCAACTCCATCCTTATCCTACTAACAATACAGATAATCAAGAAACAGTAaagaatttattacaaattataaatagtcaAAATGAGCAAATTAAATCTTTACAGATACAAGTGGATAGATTGTTAAAAAtacaagaagaaaatttaaaagaaagaaaaaaatgctctTGTTCCTTTCAATTACAGACACAAAGTGATCAATTTCATACAAACTCTAATAATGTTTTAGGTACTTCTAATTATGTTACTGTGCCTGAAAACACAAAAAGAAGTGTCTATCGGAGAGATTCTCCTCAAGATAGGAAAAAAGAGAATtgtaacaaaaatgaaaatataagtcAAAATGAATTGATATTAACAGATGCACAATCAAAAAAAGCATTTATGCAACAGAAAGTTTCAATTGGTGTAATGACAAGTTTTGAATTCACTGTACAAAATAATCCTTTTACAATggatattgaaaattatgaaaaaaaagaTGGTCAACAAAAgcaagaaaatttaaagatgtgTAACAGTGTTGGTTCTCATGATACTAATGAATCATTAAGAAGATATAAAAACTCCTTTACTCGAATGCCTAGTGCACAATTAGAAAACATAGTTGAAGACTCAGAGAGTTACATGTCATCTAGTCAACAACAAAGTAGTAACTTAAATGCAACTACTTCTACAAAGGATTTAGAGAAACAAGCTTATGTAGATATTCGAAGAGAAACAGATACTCATAGATCTGAATCTCCAAAATTATGTAAAGATGAAACAGCAAAATCAGATGAAActgaaaatagaataaaaaaacaTTTAGAAAACTGTACAGTGAGAACaagaaattacgaaaatataaaaacaccAATGATTCAAAGAAATCATGTATGTGCGGGAACTGTAGGTACTGTAGGTACTGAATATACTGcccaaaaaaataaaaaatttatagcaAATACCTTTACTAATGTAGATCAAGATAAGGAAGCAAATATACAACGAGATAATAGTTctgtaaaaacaaataattttgtaaataattctcaTTATCACAATGATTATCAACAAGAAGGGCAGCCTTTTGGATTGAAGCAAAATTCAAATTGCATTGAAGACAGTCTAATTTTAAACAGTGATgatttgaaaataaatgaaaggcCACTTAGTCCAGAACCTAGTATCCATGTTGAAATGCAGGAGTATTCTAGTGATGATGATAgtgaaaatattaaacgaagtTCAAAAGTGGGCTGGACATTTTACAATGATGTTCTTGGACAAGTAAATCAATTATTACAGAACTCTTGTATCATAGATGATCAACAACAAAAACAAACAAAAGTAAATCAAAATGAACGAGATGAAACTGATAATAGAGCAGTATTAGATACTGTAAAAGTAGCTACATTACAGCAACttaaaaaatttggaattagtTTAAGTGAAAATTCAGAAGCTAAAGAATTGAACAACAGCAACAA aatggCATTTGACTTACCATTTTATCCACGTTTGGATTATCAAACAAACATGACACAAGCTACAAGTGctgtaaatgaaacaaatacaaGCATGCATATGAAGGCATTAGCTTTAAAGTATCTAACTGACGAACAACTTGCTGAATTAGCAGTACAAAGGCAAGGTGCATCAGTTAATCATCTCATGGTTAGCAATTTACAAGGAACAAATATGTCTTTTGCCACAATGCATTATTTACAAAGATATCAATTAGTTCCAGGAAAAAATAATGTTCAAACAGaag ATATTAATGCACTACAAAATGAAATGCCTCCAAAGGCAGACTTAAAGGTTACAAATCCAAGAAATAGTCCAAAACAACGTCTTCCATTTAGTCAAACACCGCGAACAACCTGTCCCAGTAAGATTTTAGATATTTCTGCTTTAAAACAGCAACCTAAACtcttataa